From the Helianthus annuus cultivar XRQ/B chromosome 17, HanXRQr2.0-SUNRISE, whole genome shotgun sequence genome, the window GAAGCTTTAAGGTACGTGGCTAACGCTTCGATATTATCGTTAATTAGTCTTCCTTATTAATGTTTGATGACAGTATAGAATATTAGGTTGTAATAGTTTGGTTGCTTGAATGATGGACCTCATGATGGTAAACCAAACGGGTTATCAAGGGtgggtacaaaccgggtaacgggAGTACCTTATCCGTAGACTATAAGCTCGGGTGCTGGGTAATTATGTATTAAACATGCAAACCGGAAATGGGAGCGTGGGTATTGAACATAAAGAATACCCAAGATGGGTTACTTGTTACGAAATAATGTTCCGTGATGTGCCTTGTTGTTTGAAAAATGTGCAAAATTGGAACAtacgggtcaaaacagcaaaacaGGAAGATATGCAGAAGCTACCatagttacggtagctaccgtaacttacggtagagggGATGTTGTTACGGCAGTTCTCTACTGTCTTACGGCAGATCATTGTTGTCCagtggctaccgtaacttacggtgcccaccgtaagttacggtggagcccagtCATTTTTGTTAAATTTATGTATATCATAGCAAAACGATTATGTTTTTATGCATAATTTCGATTATGAGTATTTTCTAATATAATCTAATACTAACATATGTCAAAATTTCCAGCTTTTAGGTATTGCAAGTACGTGGATTATGATCAAGTCGATGCTTCCGAACCGAACACATTTAAGAATCTAGTTCCGCAACTTTTGTTATCAATAGCTATGGTTAAGACTTATGTAAAAGATGGAATACTTATGTATCCTAATGTATTTGGAACAAATGTTAATCTCTTAAGTACTAAGTTAAGGTCAATATTAATGTTTTGGTTTAATGTTATAATTAATATTCTAACATGTCGGTAAGAATTTATAAAAAATAgtagagtgttacaagttggtaatcagagctaaGGTTAAAGACAAAGGTGTTCGGTTCAaggcttgatcaacatccggtaagaatttatttaaatcaaatttaatttaaaaagatAAAAAGGAATAATGATTTATTGTGTATGGGAGGAGTATAGTAATATACTCGAACCCGGGAAGTACACTTAATATAAATGGTTAAGGCAAAGTTATATACTTGGCCGAATAGCGAGTATGAATTCTCATGTAAAGGCATGAGAGTGATTGAATAAGATTATTTATCGAATTATTTTAACATTTCAGTAAGAAGATGTCGGGAGGTGCTAGTGACAATGTCCTATCCCTCACTGCCGACGAGTGGAAAGAGAGGATTGCCGAGGAAGTCGGAAGGGCAATTGAAGTTAGCCTACCAATATTTATGGAAAGGATGCAAAACACCTTACTTTCGACTATGGAGGAAAAGATTGGTGAACTAAGAGAAGACCTTACCAATGATAGAGgcaaggctaaagaaaagaaaggttGTTCTTACAACAAGTTTATGGAGAGGTGGATACAATTGCTTGTCAAAGGTGGATAAGCGATATCGAGGGTGTTTTCGAATGAACGCATTGTGATGAAAGTGATTTTGTGGCTTATGGAACTGGCCAACTTAGAGgccaagccaaggattggtgggacaacCTCAGGAATGAAAGGGGTGTCAAAGCAACAAGGGCAATGACTTGGGAGGATTTTAAAACACCATTCCTCAAACATCATAGCCCCAAGGCGGTAATCAATAAGATAAAAGAAGAATTCATGCAATTGAGGCAAAAGGGTGAAACCGTCGATAAAATTACGGGGATATTTTTGGATAAGCTCAAGTTTTGTGATGAGTTGGTTAAAACTGAAGAACAGAAAATATATTAGTATCATACCATGCTGAGGGCTGAAtatagggagtttatgactccctcACATTACCAAAGCCTTACCGATATAATCAATGCAGCGCGGGAACGCGAGATTGAACTAAAAAGGCAAGTTGAAAGAGGTGAGAGAAGGGCCTTGGATGAAAACCCGAGTCCCACAAAGAAGTCAAAGGTAGCTGAATCTTCGAAGAAAGGAAGTGCAAAAGGAGGTTCTCCGAGTTGCAAAATATGTGGGCGCGCTCATAAAGGTGAATGTTACTTTAAGAACAAGCCTTGCGGTGCATGTGGCAAGACGGGGCATGGGGTTTTATACTGCCCAGACAAAGTGACGGTGTGTTATAAGTGCTATCAACCGGGTCACAAAAAGTCAGAACGTCCGGAACTAACGGGAAAGAAAGAGACTGCTGACTCCAAAAATGAAACCCCAAAATCTAAGGCAAGGTCGTTCCAAATCACCACTGCTGAAGCAAAGATGGAACCGGATGTGGTTACAGGTATATTCACTGTAAATTCTGTCCTTGCACGTGTtttgtttgatacgggtgcgaataagtcTTTTGTTTCTCATAGATTTATCCAAAACCCTTTGTTTACATTAACTAAATTGCCTATGCCAATGGTAGTAGAAGTAGGTAataacaaaagtttcattgtttgTGATATATGTCGGGAATGCAAACTGGACATCGATGGCGAAGAATACTCCATTGATCTAATACCCATGTCCATGGGTGAATTTAAAGtagtagtcggaatggactggttgtctcGATACCACGCTAAGGTGATATGCTTACGTAAGGAGATACATTTAACGTCTCCAAGCGGGAAGCGTGTCATCATCTATGGGGAGAAGACTTGTAATCCCGTGATATGTTCTATGATAGAAGCTCACAAGTTTATACTACACGGGTGtaaggcatatttaacttatgtaCGCGATGTGGAAAAAGAGACACCAAGAATTGAAGACGTACCTGTGGTGTGTGAATACAAAGACGTCTTTCCCGAGGATCTTCCGGGAATGCCGCCAGAGCGCGAAATAGAGTTCGGTATGGAACTGACTCCGGGTGCTAAACCAGttgctaaggcaccttatagattggAACCGTCGAAACTGCAAGAATTAATGTCCCAATTACAAGATTTACTCAAAAAGGGATTCATCCGGCCTAGCgtatctccttggggagcgccagtgctatttgtaaagaagaaggacgggagcatgcggatgtgtattgattacctggagttaaataaactcacggtaaagaatcgatacccgctcccgagaatcgacgacttgttctatcaattacaaggcgctagctggttttcaaaaatcgatttGAGATCGGGTTACCACCAATTAAGGGTAAAGGAAAACGATGTACCAAAAACGGCGTTCCGAACGCGATACGGACATTTCGAATTCCTCGTAAtgtctttcggattaacgaatgcgcccgcggctttcatggacctcatgaaccgggtttgcaagccgatGCTCGATAGATCGGTGattgtctttatagacgacatcctcgtTTATTCAAGAAACGAGGCGGATCACGTTAACCAATTACGAGAAGTGTTGGAGGTATTAAGGAGGGAAAGAttatatgctaaattctcaaaatgcgccttctggttacgagaggtgcaattcttAGGGCACGTCATAAGTGCCGAGGGAATATTGGTGGATCCGTCGAAGGTGGAagcggtgtcaaaatggaaccctccaaagaatccatccgaaattagaagtttcttggggttggcaggttactatcggagattcattcaggatttctccaaaattgcagCGCCATTGACCAAGTTGACCTGCAAGAACTAGAAGTTCGTCTGGGGAAGCGATCAAGAAAAGGCATTTTAGAcattaaaagaaaagttaaccCGTGCACCGGTGTTGACTTTACCAGATGGTACGGAGGATATGGTAGTGTATTCGGATGCATCACACCTAGGTCTTGGGTGCGTGCTAATGCAAAGGGGAAGGGTGATCGCATATGCCTCTAGGCAACTGAAGCCGCATGAAACAAAGTAcccgactcatgatcttgagttggcgGCCGTAGTTTTTGCCttaaaaatctggaggcattacttgtatggtgtgaaaagtactattttcactgaccataagagtttgaagtacttcttcgatcagaaggagttaaatatgaggcagaggCGTTGGTTAGAAGTGGTGAAGGACTATGACTGCGATATCCACTATCACCCCAGGAAGGCTAATGTGGTAGCGGATGCCCTTAGCCGAAAAGATGAATACGCCCCAATTCGAGTACGGTCTATGCAGCTGGTAGTAACCTCAGGCTTGCTTGAACGAATTCGAGGGGCCCAGATTGAAGAAGTAAGGGAAGAAAATTGGAGGAAAGAACGTATAAAAGGGATGATAAAAGATCTTGTGGAAGGGAGTAATGGGATAAAATACCGGAATGGTAGGATTTGGGTCCCAAACACATGTGGTGTTAAGGATCTTCTACTTGACgaggctcataagtctcgctattcaATCCATCCTGGAGCAACCAAGATGTATAGAGATTTGAAACAAGATTATTGGTGGCCAGGGATGAAAAGAGATGTGGCTAATACGTGGATAAGTGCATGACTTGTCTGCAAGTCAAAGCGGAGCATCAAAAACCTTACGGCAAACTCCAACCACTAGATATTCcgatttggaaatgggaacacgTTACCATGGACCTGCTGACGAAACTGCCGAGAACGGCTCGGGGATTTGACGCCATTTGGGTAGTTGTAGATAGACTAACCAAAAGCGCCCACTTTATCCCTATTCGGGAAACCTACACCTCTGAGAAGATGTCGGAAGTATACGTGAACGAGATCATAGCGCGTCACGGAGTGCCGGTAACTATCGTGTCCGatagagatacccggtttacttcgaaTTTCTAGCGCGAATTTCAAGAACAAATGGGTACCAAGCTGTTGATTAGTACCGCataccacccgcaaaccgacgggcaaaGTGAGCGAACAACACAGAcgctagaagatatgcttcgagcgtgtataatagatttcggtggtagttgggatgtgtaTCTGCCATTagtggaattttcatacaacaacagctaccattcaagcaTTGATGGAGCCCCATATGAAATGCTTTACGGGAGGAAATGTAGGACGCCGATATGCTGGGGAGAAGTAGGCCCTCGAGAGCTTGCTCATAAAGATGTGCTTCGGGTTACGAACGAGAAAATTGATAAGATCCGGGCCCATTTGAAGGCTGCTCAGGAACGGCAAAAATCATATGCAGATAAGAGGCGAAGACCAATCGAATTTCAAATTGGCGATAGGGTGATGCTCAAGGTATCCCCATGGAAAGGGATTATCCGGTTCAGAAAACGAGGAAAGTTGAGTCCACGATTTATAGGGCCTTTTAAAATCTTGGAGCAAGTGGGTAAGGTGGCTTACCGACTAGAATTACCGGAGGAGCTAAGAGGGATACACAACACGTTCCATGTTTCGCATCTGCGGAAGTGTTTAGCGGACGATACGGCCTATGTTTCCCTCAAAGATGTAGAGATTGATGATAAACTCAGTTATATAGCAAGGCCTATCGCAATCCTAGACCGTAAAGTCAAGAATTTAAGGAACAAAGAATTTGAccaagtaaaggtcaaatgggaagaCCGGAAAGGATCAGATACCACTTGGGAGTCTGAAGAAGAAACGAGACGACTCTACCCTTCACTTTTCGGTACGTGTATACGTTAGAATTCTTATACGTAAAGGGGTTTCGGGGATGAAACCCTCTTTAAggagggtggacttgtaacaccccaaaaataattAATAGCTAAAACACCATAtaataaaagcatgaaagaaaaTGATAGTTTTAACATTAGTCAACTAAAGTAAACTAGAGGGACTAATTCAGCAAAAGTGGGAAACTTGGTttttagtaaaataaataaaagatcaagaaaaatcacacacacacatacgtgcTTGGGTGTGTACGACCAGAGGAAGAAAACAGGgactaaaaccctagttcttgagCTTGCCCATCAAATTCAGCCTTTAAATCACATGATTCTGAGTTGCATGTTGCTGAATTAGAGTGCCTAACAATTTCTCTTCATAAGGTATGTTGGGAATTGATGCATACTTGTGTATTGAATTCTTGATGAAGTTTATGATGCATAATTGAGTAATAATATGCTGAAATTATGTTAAAAATAGTATAATCTACATGATTTCAAGCAAGATTTTTATAAATATGAGTAGAACATTTGCTATGACTAGGTAATCGGTTGAATCCACAAGTAGAAACAATTGGGTTTTTGATGTATAATCGGAGCTCATGAAATAAGAAGGTAAATAATGATATCAAAACAAATTACAATCAGAAATTAGGTGTAAAAAGGACATAGTAAACATTCTACTTGTTACTTAGGGGTTTTATGGTTACAAAACTTCAATGACAAGAATAATATGACTAATTGTGAAGTATGCACACAAGATGCTTGATAAAACGCCTAAAAGAAGTTGATATACCCTAATTGTGGTGTTTGGCTAGGTTAACAAGCTTAAGTCATGAGCCGAAAGGTTCTAATGATAATTGGCTTGTGTATTTTAGGCAACACGAGTGAGGCGTCGGGAAGTCAAGTCGGTGCGGACACTCGCTTGAAAGGGAAGCTTTAAGGTACGTGGCTAACGCTTCGATGTTATCGTTAATTAGTCTTCATTATTAATGTTTGATGACAATATAGAATATGAGGTTGTAATTGTTTGGTTGCTTGAATGATGGACCCCATGATGGTAAACCAAACGGGTTATCAAGGGtgggtacaaaccgggtaacgggAGTACCTTATCCGTAGACTATAAGCTCGGGTGCCGGGTAATTATGTATTAAACACGCAAACCGGAAATGGGAGCGTGGGTATTGAACATAAAGAATACCCAAGATGGGTTACTTGTTACAAAATAATGTTCCGTGATGTGCATTGTTGTTTGAAAAATGTGCAAAATTGGAACAtacgggtcaaaacagcaaaacaGGAAGATATGCagaagctaccgtaagttacggtagctaccgtaacttacggtagggGGGATGTTGTTACGGCAGTTCTCTACTGTCTTACGGCAGATCATTGTTGTCcggtggctaccgtaacttacggtgggctacggtgcccaccgtaagttacggtggagcccagtCATTTTTGTTAAATTTATGTATATCATAGCAAAACGATTATGTTTTTATGCATAATTTCGATTATGAGTATTTTCTAATATAATCTAATACTAACATATGCCAAAATTTCCAGCTTTTAGGTATTGCAAGTACGCAGATTATGATCAAGTCGACGCTTCCGAACCGAACACATTTAAGAATCTAGTTCCGCAACTTTTGTTATCAATAGCTATGGTTAAGACTTATGTAAAAGATGGAATACTTATGTATCCTAATGTATTTTGAACAAATGTTAATCTCTTAAGTACTAAGTTAAGGTCAATATCAATGTTTTGGTTTAATGTTATAATTAATATTCTAACATGTCGGTAAGAATTTATAAAAAATAGTAGAGTGTTACAGTTACAGTTCAacttggcatactttcgcagtttgttaattttagtccttgtaagcgaatagacttgattttgccataccaaagccttcaaaacttatttctatgttatgtaaaggttatttgaggtatgttaagcataaattgatgttccagagtatttgtcgcgtttaactgattacgtttacgcaccagtttgcgtataattttccagaaagcgatatagagtttgaaattgaacaaaagtcaaaacatgaaaacatcaaacataaacaaacaaacattgggatcaaataactttatttcattgataactgaattgttcataatgattacaagcacaaatgtcacatatAGCTAGACTCTTATTCTTCCATTCGGTTTATTCGCACGGAATCCACCGTTTATGAATCAACCGAACTTCATGACATATCATTTAGCATTCAATATTTATAAACACAATTACTAACGGAAATCTACAAAGCATGTAGCTGCATACCTTTAAAACTTTCCCTTTAAGCGGTTATCCGTTCCGTCTTGACCACTCGACGATTCGCCCAATTTTCCTATAGAGTTgaatttgaatttatcatttaaaactcaTTTTACAATATTTTACACGCAATGCTTCTAACTAGTCAATTAAGCGGTCCTTTCATATTTTTCAATATTTCAAGATCACTTAGACATTTTTTCGAACATCTTATGGGCGAGATTATTTTACAAACACTATCAAGTTCATGATTGATTATTTAACCATGTTTAAACATCATTCACATATGTCTAGTATGCATAAACAACACATAGACTTGCATCATAACAATCAAGTAACACCAATTTATCACTATAATTCAAGTGTTCATGATTTCATTACAAAACCCATTAAGCACATATATGGTTAATCATTCAATCACTAGGTTATGACACATAATCACTAAATTCTTATCTAGGGTTTGTTCATAGACTTGTAATCATCTCAAGTTTGCTATAACATCAAACATTCACTCTAGAATTACATCTATGAGTGTTCATCGCTAATCATATCATCACCAAATATCAAAAttagacataccttgtgatctcctAACTTGGGTGATCACGATTTTAGCTTGGAATTGATTTCTAATCCTTTTCCTTCTTTGATTTTGAGAGATTTTGGTGAAGTTGCGGTTTTGAAGATGAGCTCTCTTGGCTCTGTGGTTTTATTCGACTAGAAACACACACAAATGAGCGTTTTTGTGTCTAATTGTTATTTTATTAAATCAGTTTCAAGTTTGCCccttttagtccctctactttTAAGATTTGTAAAATGGGTTAGAATCCCTTGATTCTTCATCATTCCATAACATATAATATACTAGGTTAAATATTCCTAGTTTTATTTTTGCAAAGTTATTAACAATACTActaattatacatatatacaaatatatataatttaatatttttggggtgttacaagggTGATTGGAGGTCTCCCTGCAAGTGAAGATCGACAATGGTTTAGAGAAGATGATGGATTAGGGTTTGAGGTAAGATGATGTCTGAGCTTTTTTATGGTCAAAAGGGgattatttaatt encodes:
- the LOC110925136 gene encoding uncharacterized protein LOC110925136 gives rise to the protein MLYGRKCRTPICWGEVGPRELAHKDVLRVTNEKIDKIRAHLKAAQERQKSYADKRRRPIEFQIGDRVMLKVSPWKGIIRFRKRGKLSPRFIGPFKILEQVGKVAYRLELPEELRGIHNTFHVSHLRKCLADDTAYVSLKDVEIDDKLSYIARPIAILDRKVKNLRNKEFDQVKVKWEDRKGSDTTWESEEETRRLYPSLFGNTSEASGSQVGADTRLKGKL